A window of Trichoderma atroviride chromosome 3, complete sequence contains these coding sequences:
- a CDS encoding uncharacterized protein (EggNog:ENOG41) has protein sequence MAMSASNSERASGNRNVLRLSIHNEEGIEERVRIDTIIDAEAAAKERRRAQNRIAQRKHRRRKAEKKLSAMSQSPDLRVPSHPGPCCSCVVGRSGDMGTEDYSQSFMSITSPNSSYGPLTPSAFSDYEGHSSLSAREVIGNELPNQWSPFWSATSPLFDTDANILPPGDALASRSHSPIPSSSSLDIQPFQDSQSSATALPYDGSSDLLRRQKSNSLSPEGPIGGQFPLHLAARGGYIGTISLLISRGARLDIKDTYGRTALHYAAEAGQFEAVSMLLSLGANPFLADGEGCSSLHVAASKGREDIVRVLMERGMDPNLGVGSDIEAS, from the exons ATGGCAATGTCAGCGTCCAACTCGGAACGAGCTTCCGGCAATCGAAATGTATTAAGGCTTTCTATTCACAACGAAGAGGGGATTGAGGAAAGGGTTAGAATCGATACCATCATCGATGCGGAAGCGGCTGCAAAAGAAAGACGCAGAGCTCAAAACAGAATTGCTCAGCGGAAACATA GGCGCCGaaaggccgagaagaagctatCTGCCATGTCCCAGTCACCCGATCTTCGAGTGCCGTCCCACCCTGGGCCTTGTTGTTCTTGTGTCGTAGGGCGTTCAGGAGATATGGGCACAGAGGATTACAGCCAGAGTTTCATGTCCATCACATCGCCAAACTCGTCGTATGGCCCTCTCACGCCCTCGGCTTTTTCTGATTATGAGGGCCATTCCAGCTTGTCCGCCAGGGAGGTAATCGGCAACGAGCTCCCCAACCAGTGGTCTCCATTTTGGTCAGCGACTTCTCCGTTATTCGACACCGACGCTAATATCCTGCCGCCCGGAGACGCTCTTGCTAGCCGTAGCCACAGCCCCATCCCGAGTTCATCATCACTGGATATCCAGCCTTTTCAGGATTCGCAGTCTTCAGCAACAGCCCTGCCGTACGACGGATCATCGGACCTTTTGAGGAGACAAAAGAGCAATTCTCTATCCCCAGAGGGACCTATTGGCGGCCAATTTCCTCTGCATTTAGCCGCAAGGGGTGGGTATATAGGAACCATAAGCCTCCTGATTAGCAGAGGAGCTAGGCTAGACATTAAAGACACATATGGGCGAACTGCGCTGCACtatgctgctgaggctggtcAATTCGAGGCCGTGAGCATGCTGCTCTCCCTGGGAGCGAACCCGTTTCTGGCGGACGGCGAGGGATGTAGTAGCTTGCACGTAGCTGCTAGTAAGGGGCGAGAAGACATAGTTCGGGTGTTGATGGAGCGAGGGATGGATCCAAATCTTGGAGTCGGCAGTGACATTGAGGCATCCTGa